AATTACACATAATTATCTTTCTAATGAGATAATAAAAAGTTATAAACTCAGTCTCAATTTTTGTGGCATGATTAGAATTTCgagatttaaatttataatttttttttatcgtgAGTTCAGACATAGATACTTTATGttcttttgaatattatttatatatttaaaaattacataaaagatactttaaatcacaataatttaaaagatttttaaaaaaaaatcattaactcTCATAATCTCAACTGTACAACATAAATTGGGAAAGGTAGAGTATCTAAGACGGTAATGAATTTAAAGTGTATGAATTAGAatactctttttcttttagctGTCCCTACTtcattaaaaaaggaaaaagtaagAAGAAAGTGATTCTGTTTCTGAGTTACCTGAAAGTTGTCATTTGGAAGGATTATAGATCTTGGAACATGGAAGGCATCTTCCCCTAAAATGACGGAAGTGTTATGGAGTGGAGGCGGAGTTATAATGGCTGATATTGGAGGTGTTGGCCTGCTAATGTGGAATGCACTGCTTGCAACTAGATGATGTTGGTGTTGGTGTTGGCGTTGGTGGAGCTGAGGATCATGTACGTTTTGCGGCTCCCCCATGTCACACTCTTCTGGTGCTGCTGCCGCTGGACCACTTTCTCTTGTTATTGAACCTTCACCTACGACAATGCCTgcctgcaaaaaaaaaaattaattttcaattttttttttttttttttatttcaagtttcaaacttAATGGTAGGTTGAGATgctttttttaatcttcttctttttgatagctcaacaacaaaaataaaatattgacaGTCAAGTATAGTAGTACAATTTTCGTTGCTACTTATTTAAGCAATGTGCATGTGGAAACTGAAAAACAGCTAGcgtttatttgaatttgacatTTCATGGAGCTAAATAGTTGTTGATGAGTCTTAGGACAAAATACTATTATCTGCTAtcctacatatatatatcatgtgaCGAAAATTGCCTGATAGTagacattttttgaaaattcaaatagtATAACACTAGAATATGAAGAGCTTTTATCCAAAGAGTAGAATCGTGAAAGGTGATttaaagaatgaagaatgaatACCTGATCATGATCAAAGGTTTTCCTAAATGGGAGAAAGCTAAAATGTTCAGGTTTGTATTGTTGAATATCCATAGTAGAATAACTTGACATAGCAGCACAAACAGCAGCAGACAATTCATCCCTATGAGAAggaagattattattattattattattattgttgatgtCCTTAGACGACGAACAGCTTCCACTTCCACTATCCCTTCTGCTATTAACATCACTGTTGGCTTGATCTCCAGCAGCACTGCTAGTAGTGTTACTCCAATTACATTGCCTTGGTTGAGTCTGATAGAATATCTTTGACACCACAAGTTCaccttctttctcttcttcatgttGTCCTAAATGGTATTGATGCATTACCCAATTTGTCTTCTCAGGTTTACGGTTCTTCCCAAAGTTTGTGTATAGAACTAGAATTTTCTTACACCCTCTTTGCTTCCCATTCACCATTACTGGCCTAGTCTTACCTGTCTTGTGCCAACGGGTTTCACCTCCTTGCAAGTCTTGACATTCTGTTtggattttccttctttttcttgtacCTGTTGTGTATGCTTTTGATGGTCTGTGGAAGAAATGTCTACTTAGTCCATCCCTTGTAACACCTAAACAagataaaaaatcaaaagttaGGTCGGACAAACCCCcccaaaaaaactaaaacaattCACATGGGTTATTTTTCCGATaactaattctaattatttgAAGTTACTTGTTATTGTGGGTGTAGAAAAGTTAAACACTCTTTAATTTGTTGAATGTGAGTGAGAAAAAAAGACATGACAAGGAGAATAAAGACAAGGTAGCTAGCTAGCCTTTATTTGTTCCTTGGAAATTACAAGAAAGGTACATAAATAGTAAAACCTAACTGGTTGAATTATGGTACAAGAAAATGCCAATATTTGTTGGTAGGAGAGAAAGAGTTGAAAACCTGGAAGCTTCTCAGGATGAGTATAGCAAATCCCATCTTCTCCTTCAATAGTAGGAATGAACTCATCAATCAAAGGGTGGGATTTTGATTCTTTAGCCACTACTTTTGCTTCAAGGTGTTCTATCAATTCTTGATCTGTTGGGTCAAACTTCACTCCTGCTGGTAGACCTACCCAGTCCTatagtaattataattaaaacatACTAACAAAATACTCTTCATAAACATGAAACCTCGAAAATTAAACACCCTTTTGAAATCACAATATTTCTGGAATTTAaatcaaaaacatatttctGTAGTgtgaatactttttttttcaatatcttAGCTAAATCATAGcctgtttttttttgttatggaAATCTTTGTAAAGAAGCaaagaatattaaaattaagtaagtagtATTTATGAAAGTAAAATTTGTACCGGCTTTCCTTCGAGCTTGTGTCCACAACCAGGACACTGCTTAGATCCACACAATTGGTGTTCTTCAAGCTTTGCATCAATAAGATCACTACTGCTGATGGATCCCAACTGATGACTACTCTTATTCAtcgcttttttttttcttttatattccTAGACGATATAaatgatttcttttttctttttttttaaaaactattatcACAGCTAAAATTCTTCCATAAGATCCTCAATATTTACAACTTTGGTATCAAGCTTGGTAGACATAAAGAATCCtgtgaacaaaaaaaaacattcagAAACGAAAAAAAGGAACACTCCAGTAGTAGTTAATAAAATCGAAGATCCGTCTCTTCAACAAGAGGAGAAAATCCTATAGTTCTAACATGGatagacaatatatatatatatatatatatatatatatatatatattacaaataaaaaaaataggaacaAGTTAATAAGATGGAGTTGTACCCTAAAAAACTGGAAAAGGGGGAGAGAAGAgtagagaagagaagagaagagaatagaaaagaataaggatgaagatatatataaaacCAACTTTAAGGCCCTTGAA
The DNA window shown above is from Solanum stenotomum isolate F172 chromosome 6, ASM1918654v1, whole genome shotgun sequence and carries:
- the LOC125867128 gene encoding NAC domain-containing protein 75-like isoform X1, whose amino-acid sequence is MNKSSHQLGSISSSDLIDAKLEEHQLCGSKQCPGCGHKLEGKPDWVGLPAGVKFDPTDQELIEHLEAKVVAKESKSHPLIDEFIPTIEGEDGICYTHPEKLPGVTRDGLSRHFFHRPSKAYTTGTRKRRKIQTECQDLQGGETRWHKTGKTRPVMVNGKQRGCKKILVLYTNFGKNRKPEKTNWVMHQYHLGQHEEEKEGELVVSKIFYQTQPRQCNWSNTTSSAAGDQANSDVNSRRDSGSGSCSSSKDINNNNNNNNNLPSHRDELSAAVCAAMSSYSTMDIQQYKPEHFSFLPFRKTFDHDQAGIVVGEGSITRESGPAAAAPEECDMGEPQNVHDPQLHQRQHQHQHHLVASSAFHISRPTPPISAIITPPPLHNTSVILGEDAFHVPRSIILPNDNFQTIHDHKYDYVLIECIIFRQQQQHHKLGARSASELEQLIMGCTSTDIKGESSITNSQDADWLKYSHFWPDPDNPDHNG
- the LOC125867128 gene encoding NAC domain-containing protein 75-like isoform X2, giving the protein MNKSSHQLGSISSSDLIDAKLEEHQLCGSKQCPGCGHKLEGKPDWVGLPAGVKFDPTDQELIEHLEAKVVAKESKSHPLIDEFIPTIEGEDGICYTHPEKLPGVTRDGLSRHFFHRPSKAYTTGTRKRRKIQTECQDLQGGETRWHKTGKTRPVMVNGKQRGCKKILVLYTNFGKNRKPEKTNWVMHQYHLGQHEEEKEGELVVSKIFYQTQPRQCNWSNTTSSAAGDQANSDVNSRRDSGSGSCSSSKDINNNNNNNNNLPSHRDELSAAVCAAMSSYSTMDIQQYKPEHFSFLPFRKTFDHDQAGIVVGEGSITRESGPAAAAPEECDMGEPQNVHDPQLHQRQHQHQHHLVASSAFHISRPTPPISAIITPPPLHNTSVILGEDAFHVPRSIILPNDNFQQQQHHKLGARSASELEQLIMGCTSTDIKGESSITNSQDADWLKYSHFWPDPDNPDHNG